In Polynucleobacter sp. es-EL-1, the following are encoded in one genomic region:
- a CDS encoding hydroxymethylglutaryl-CoA lyase, translated as MTRIYFNDVVTRDGFQIEPHFIPTEDKVRLIDELSQCGFAKIEVTSFTSPKAIPMLRDAEEVMGKIARFPGVEYTVLVPNLRGAERALESRADEFNLVMSSSETHNLANLRMGREKSFAGLAEVIRFVDGKTPINVSLSTAFGCPMEGNVPQSVVEKFVERFADLEVRGLTICDTTGMANPAQVAKMAEDLQKKFSHLQLTFHFHNTRGMGLANVLAAVQSGIVRFDGSLGGLGGCPYAPGASGNISSEDAIHMLDAMGYETGVDIPRLLKLARELPEIVGHSVPGQVAKAGSTCDLHPAPDYIDELR; from the coding sequence ATGACCAGAATATATTTCAATGATGTTGTTACCAGAGATGGCTTTCAGATTGAACCTCATTTCATACCCACGGAAGATAAGGTAAGGTTGATTGATGAACTGAGCCAATGTGGCTTTGCCAAAATTGAAGTCACCTCTTTTACATCACCTAAGGCTATACCGATGCTGCGTGATGCTGAAGAGGTAATGGGGAAGATTGCGCGCTTTCCTGGAGTCGAATATACGGTGTTGGTGCCAAATCTTAGGGGCGCAGAGCGTGCTCTAGAATCTCGTGCAGATGAGTTCAATTTAGTGATGTCTAGCTCTGAAACCCATAACCTTGCTAATTTGCGAATGGGTCGTGAAAAGAGTTTTGCCGGCCTAGCAGAGGTGATTCGCTTTGTAGATGGAAAAACCCCCATCAATGTTTCCTTATCAACTGCCTTTGGTTGTCCGATGGAAGGTAATGTGCCCCAATCCGTAGTTGAGAAATTTGTTGAGCGATTTGCAGACTTGGAGGTTCGAGGGCTCACAATTTGCGACACTACCGGCATGGCAAATCCGGCACAGGTTGCCAAGATGGCAGAGGATTTACAAAAGAAATTTAGTCATTTGCAGCTTACTTTCCATTTTCATAACACTCGCGGCATGGGCTTGGCCAATGTACTGGCTGCAGTTCAATCAGGAATTGTTCGCTTTGATGGTTCTTTGGGCGGTCTCGGTGGGTGTCCTTATGCACCAGGGGCAAGTGGCAATATTTCTAGCGAGGATGCGATTCATATGCTCGATGCTATGGGCTATGAGACTGGAGTAGATATCCCAAGATTGCTCAAGTTGGCGCGTGAGTTGCCGGAAATTGTGGGGCACTCAGTTCCTGGTCAAGTAGCCAAGGCAGGCAGCACTTGTGATTTACATCCCGCGCCAGACTATATTGATGAACTACGTTAG
- a CDS encoding CaiB/BaiF CoA-transferase family protein — protein sequence MEPLSNLKVIEMGQLIAGPFAAKTLADFGADVIKIEAPKTGDALRKWRLLKEGTSVWWQVQSRNKRSLSLDLRQAEAQEIVKKLITEADVLIENFRPGTLEGWGLDPNHLLELNPKLIVLRISGYGQTGPYRDKPGFGVVAEAMGGLRHLTAEPGRVPVRVGVSIGDTLASLHGVIGILLALQERHRSGLGQVIDIALYEAVFNCMESLLPEYSAFGEVRQAGGSALPGIAPSNAYLCADGGYVLVAGNGDSIFKRLMGMIGRDDLANDPALENNDGRVTRVAELDQAIGDWAKSMTTDEALKRLDTVAVPAGKIYTVADIANDPHFRARGNIETIVMHDGSQLDVPGVIPKLSRTPGSIRTLAPNIGENTDDILRGIGLTSAQIDSLKERGIAFTK from the coding sequence ATGGAGCCATTAAGCAACCTAAAGGTAATTGAAATGGGGCAGTTGATTGCTGGCCCATTCGCTGCAAAGACCTTAGCCGACTTTGGTGCTGATGTTATTAAGATCGAGGCACCTAAAACGGGTGATGCATTGCGCAAGTGGCGTTTGTTAAAAGAGGGCACTTCTGTCTGGTGGCAAGTTCAATCTCGTAATAAGCGATCTCTTTCGCTCGACCTTCGACAAGCAGAGGCTCAAGAGATTGTTAAAAAACTGATTACTGAAGCTGATGTATTGATTGAAAACTTTCGCCCTGGAACTTTGGAGGGCTGGGGCTTAGATCCCAATCACTTGTTGGAACTCAATCCCAAATTGATTGTGCTGCGAATCAGCGGCTATGGTCAGACTGGCCCATACCGAGATAAGCCCGGCTTTGGTGTAGTTGCCGAGGCAATGGGTGGTCTGCGTCATTTGACGGCTGAGCCTGGGAGGGTTCCGGTGCGTGTGGGGGTAAGTATTGGTGACACACTGGCTTCCTTACATGGCGTAATCGGAATTTTATTGGCATTGCAAGAGCGTCATCGTAGTGGTCTAGGGCAAGTCATTGATATTGCGCTCTATGAAGCCGTCTTTAACTGCATGGAAAGTTTATTGCCTGAATACAGTGCCTTCGGTGAGGTCAGACAGGCCGGTGGTAGCGCCTTACCAGGCATCGCTCCAAGTAATGCCTATTTGTGCGCAGATGGTGGTTATGTATTGGTTGCCGGTAACGGCGACAGTATCTTTAAACGCTTGATGGGGATGATTGGGCGTGATGATTTAGCAAATGATCCAGCGCTGGAAAATAATGATGGCCGAGTTACTCGTGTTGCAGAATTAGATCAAGCCATCGGTGATTGGGCTAAATCCATGACCACTGACGAAGCTCTGAAACGCCTGGATACAGTTGCAGTACCTGCCGGCAAAATTTATACCGTTGCTGATATTGCCAATGACCCACATTTTAGGGCGCGTGGCAATATTGAGACGATTGTGATGCATGATGGCAGCCAATTGGATGTGCCAGGGGTCATCCCAAAGCTTTCTCGTACGCCAGGTTCAATCAGAACGCTTGCACCCAATATTGGCGAGAATACCGATGATATTTTGCGCGGTATTGGTTTAACGAGTGCGCAAATTGATTCTCTTAAAGAGCGTGGTATTGCATTTACTAAATAA
- a CDS encoding Dps family protein: protein MATKSTSSKIDIGINEKDRKAIAKGLSELLADSYSLYLMTHNFHWNVTGPQFNTLHNMFMTQYTEQWNALDLIAERIRALGEHAPGTYKEFSKLTSIQEVTGTPKAMDMVRLLVKAQETTARTARKLFPLVEKASDQPTADLLTQRQDVHEKTAWMLRSLLEE from the coding sequence ATGGCTACAAAATCTACATCATCAAAAATCGATATCGGGATCAATGAAAAAGACCGCAAGGCAATTGCCAAAGGTCTTTCTGAGTTGCTAGCTGATAGCTATTCGCTATATCTTATGACCCATAACTTTCACTGGAATGTAACGGGCCCACAATTTAATACGCTGCACAATATGTTCATGACTCAATATACAGAGCAGTGGAATGCCTTAGACTTAATTGCAGAGCGTATCCGCGCCTTAGGCGAGCATGCTCCAGGAACGTATAAAGAGTTTTCTAAGCTAACTTCCATTCAAGAAGTAACTGGGACACCCAAGGCAATGGATATGGTCAGGCTATTGGTAAAAGCTCAAGAGACTACCGCTAGAACTGCTCGCAAATTATTTCCATTGGTTGAAAAAGCAAGCGATCAGCCTACCGCGGATCTGCTAACCCAACGACAAGATGTCCATGAAAAAACCGCTTGGATGTTAAGAAGTCTTTTGGAAGAGTAA
- a CDS encoding cupin domain-containing protein produces MDIHADYSKRVVMNHHDLPWVHSPESGIERRMLDRIGDEVAKATSIVRYQPGARFSSHVHEYGEEILVLDGVFSDETGDYPAGSYIMNPPGSSHAPFSETGCILFVKLRHLGADCVEREIVDTNTAEWFQGMVPGLTVMPLMRQGSGSTLVRWAPQTFFNPHKHYGGEEIFVVDGVFEDEHGRYPAGSWIRSPHMSLHQPFSKEGCTIFVKTGHLL; encoded by the coding sequence ATGGATATTCATGCCGACTATAGCAAGCGAGTAGTAATGAATCATCATGACTTGCCTTGGGTGCACAGTCCAGAGTCAGGTATTGAGCGGCGCATGCTCGACCGTATTGGAGATGAGGTAGCAAAAGCGACTTCGATAGTGCGCTATCAACCTGGGGCGCGCTTTAGCTCGCATGTGCATGAATATGGTGAGGAGATCTTAGTATTAGATGGGGTGTTTAGTGATGAGACGGGAGATTATCCTGCTGGCTCATACATCATGAATCCACCCGGATCTTCACATGCCCCCTTTAGTGAGACGGGCTGCATTTTGTTTGTAAAGCTTAGACATCTTGGGGCTGATTGTGTTGAGCGTGAAATCGTGGACACCAATACCGCTGAGTGGTTTCAGGGAATGGTGCCTGGTTTAACGGTAATGCCCTTAATGCGACAAGGCTCTGGATCTACTTTGGTGAGGTGGGCACCGCAAACGTTCTTCAATCCCCACAAGCATTATGGTGGTGAAGAAATCTTTGTCGTGGATGGTGTCTTTGAGGATGAGCATGGTCGCTACCCTGCGGGCTCTTGGATACGTAGCCCTCATATGAGTTTGCACCAGCCATTTAGCAAAGAAGGTTGCACAATTTTTGTGAAGACTGGGCACTTGCTGTAA
- a CDS encoding FAD-binding oxidoreductase, whose amino-acid sequence MNQPLPSEFIQKLSELFGERFTTSNAVLEHHSHDESSYPAVMPQGVVFANTTEEIAQLVKYCNQYLVPVIPVAAGTSLEGHVLPIHGGIALNMNNMNQVLGVYPEDLIAVVQPAVRRKQLNTELKDTGFFFPIDPGADASIGGMTATRASGTNAVRYGTMRENVLALTVVTATGEIIRTGTQAKKSSAGYDLTRLYVGSEGTLGIITEVTLKIYPQPENLAAAICSFPSIIDAVSSVIQVIQLGVPVSRVELVDELAIRAINQYSKLNLKEQPTLFFEFGGSSQSIKEQTESVQEIVKSFSGEDFEWATHPEDRARLWHARHNAYFACLQLQAGSRIMNTDVCVPISKLAQCIEETQHDLQNSWLKAPILGHVGDGNYHVLLVIDPNNPKDLEEAERLNSLIVHRALKLGGTCTGEHGVGMHKMDFLVDEYGQDAIDVMRSIKKALDPNNILNPGKIVKMA is encoded by the coding sequence ATGAACCAGCCCTTACCTTCTGAATTTATTCAAAAACTCTCTGAATTGTTTGGGGAGCGCTTCACTACTTCGAATGCCGTTCTTGAGCACCATAGTCATGATGAGTCTTCTTACCCCGCAGTAATGCCTCAAGGGGTCGTCTTTGCCAATACCACAGAAGAAATTGCTCAGCTAGTTAAATACTGCAATCAGTATTTAGTACCAGTCATTCCAGTTGCTGCAGGCACATCCCTTGAGGGTCATGTATTACCAATACATGGCGGCATTGCATTGAATATGAATAATATGAACCAGGTTTTAGGCGTATATCCTGAAGATCTGATTGCAGTAGTTCAACCCGCAGTACGACGTAAACAACTTAATACTGAATTAAAAGATACTGGCTTCTTCTTCCCGATAGATCCAGGGGCGGATGCTTCAATTGGGGGCATGACGGCTACTAGGGCATCTGGTACTAATGCGGTTCGCTATGGCACCATGCGCGAGAATGTTTTGGCACTAACAGTTGTTACTGCCACCGGCGAAATTATCCGAACTGGTACTCAAGCTAAAAAATCATCCGCTGGTTATGACCTCACTCGTCTTTATGTGGGTAGCGAAGGAACTCTTGGCATCATTACTGAGGTGACACTCAAGATTTACCCTCAACCTGAAAATCTCGCTGCAGCAATTTGTAGCTTCCCATCCATCATAGATGCGGTTTCATCAGTAATTCAAGTAATTCAATTAGGAGTGCCAGTCTCCAGAGTTGAGCTGGTCGATGAGCTAGCCATTCGTGCAATCAACCAATATAGCAAGCTCAATCTCAAAGAACAGCCTACCTTATTCTTTGAATTTGGTGGCTCAAGTCAATCCATCAAAGAGCAAACCGAGTCAGTACAAGAAATTGTTAAAAGTTTTTCCGGGGAAGATTTTGAGTGGGCCACACATCCAGAAGATCGTGCTCGTCTCTGGCATGCAAGACACAATGCCTACTTTGCTTGTTTGCAGTTACAAGCAGGTTCTCGCATCATGAATACCGATGTTTGTGTGCCTATTTCTAAATTAGCGCAGTGCATCGAAGAGACCCAGCATGATTTGCAGAATTCATGGTTAAAAGCCCCCATACTTGGGCATGTTGGCGATGGCAACTATCATGTCCTCTTAGTGATTGACCCTAATAATCCTAAGGACCTAGAAGAAGCAGAACGATTAAATTCCCTGATCGTACATCGCGCCCTCAAACTTGGTGGCACCTGCACTGGAGAGCATGGTGTAGGCATGCATAAAATGGATTTTCTAGTGGATGAATATGGTCAAGATGCGATTGATGTCATGCGCAGTATTAAGAAGGCCTTAGACCCAAACAATATTCTCAATCCTGGCAAGATAGTGAAGATGGCATAG
- a CDS encoding DUF4239 domain-containing protein has protein sequence MQNLAEQFEFLAIALLIAFFTFSAVLIAWFFVSPSKRKLAEPLEGVVAPFFSLPAVLFSLIAALLATSVWENYTIATKAIRSESQSIMTIISLANSIPSLKNNRLDEASKQYAKSIIDDEWDTLSSRQVHSPITHKYFEDLRSQVFSAVDSLQNTAESRALFNAFQTINTARETRLAFVSFDIHHIRWYAILFLALLVQISVALVHLSKPKALITALIIATATVLVPICMIALTLSSPYHGVIAISNAPYLEILK, from the coding sequence TTGCAAAATTTAGCCGAACAATTCGAGTTTTTAGCAATCGCCTTGCTGATTGCTTTTTTTACCTTCTCAGCTGTATTAATTGCCTGGTTCTTTGTGAGCCCCAGTAAGCGTAAGTTGGCTGAACCTCTCGAGGGGGTTGTTGCGCCCTTCTTTAGTCTTCCGGCAGTGCTTTTTTCTCTGATAGCAGCGCTCTTGGCAACATCCGTTTGGGAAAACTATACGATCGCCACTAAAGCTATTCGCAGCGAGAGTCAGTCAATTATGACTATTATTAGTTTGGCCAATAGCATCCCTAGCCTGAAAAATAACCGGCTAGACGAAGCTTCTAAGCAGTATGCGAAATCTATTATTGATGATGAATGGGACACGCTTTCGAGCCGTCAAGTGCACTCACCCATCACACATAAGTACTTTGAAGATTTACGCTCCCAAGTATTTAGTGCAGTTGATAGCCTTCAAAATACAGCAGAATCTAGGGCGCTATTTAACGCTTTTCAAACCATTAATACTGCTCGAGAAACCAGACTGGCATTTGTCTCATTTGATATTCATCACATCCGATGGTATGCCATACTATTTCTAGCCCTTTTGGTACAAATCTCAGTCGCTCTAGTGCACCTATCTAAACCAAAAGCCCTCATCACCGCGCTGATTATTGCTACAGCTACAGTTTTAGTTCCGATTTGTATGATTGCCCTCACATTGAGTAGTCCATACCATGGGGTAATTGCTATTTCGAATGCTCCATATTTGGAAATTTTAAAATAG
- a CDS encoding amidohydrolase: MNLQATFFCLFSVGLFSGSVAAVQLLDPPSTPKLSNITVFVAQKIVTMDPAIPNATAVAVADGRILSVGSLEDMKPWTDKYPTNINRQFANKVMYPGFVEPHAHPLLAGILFNKPLLSPSPMPNPWGKPFPGVANLQAAMTQLKQYSDAMKDPNETLLTWGYDVVAMGKIPDRQLLDQASTTRPIIVWDSSGHDMYVNSAMIKRYDITPEKVKNIKGIGIDKDGQLNGQFLEIPAMQYVLSVAGKDIMKPNEIPNDYMYINDLMQQAGITTSGDLAFGTLNIDMEKKVAQAFSKSPNAALRIVPVVYAEPFIQKYGDKAIAEASNLKALDNDRLIFQGVKFYSDGGYLPETMRMEHPSYTNGSLGSSNYQSANDFASAMRPWWDAGFHIHIHSNGDIGNQNSINALQLMIDAKPRFDHRYTINHFGIPSLAMVKKIKVLGAVVSANMSYISERAKLEYPALGVDRASYATRLGTLVRNGIPTSIHSDAPVSAPAPLKEAWTAVTRRDVYGDGKVWAPAEAVTVMDAMKMITFDAAYTLGVEDKVGSIEAGKFADFTVLDSDPLTVAAIKIKDIAVHATVLGGKVIPVSETKKPRPLE, translated from the coding sequence ATGAATTTGCAAGCAACATTTTTTTGTTTATTCTCAGTGGGGCTTTTCTCTGGAAGTGTTGCGGCTGTTCAGTTACTCGATCCGCCGTCAACTCCCAAGCTTTCAAACATCACTGTTTTTGTTGCTCAAAAAATCGTGACGATGGATCCGGCCATTCCTAATGCTACTGCGGTAGCTGTGGCAGATGGTCGCATTTTATCGGTAGGATCCTTGGAGGATATGAAGCCTTGGACTGATAAGTATCCAACGAACATTAATCGACAATTTGCTAACAAGGTGATGTACCCAGGATTTGTGGAGCCCCATGCGCACCCATTACTTGCCGGGATCCTCTTTAATAAACCGCTCTTGAGCCCCTCTCCCATGCCTAACCCTTGGGGTAAGCCCTTCCCGGGGGTGGCTAATTTGCAGGCAGCAATGACGCAGTTAAAGCAGTATTCGGATGCCATGAAGGATCCTAACGAGACCTTATTGACTTGGGGTTATGACGTAGTGGCAATGGGTAAGATTCCGGATCGTCAGCTGCTAGATCAAGCTTCTACTACAAGGCCAATCATTGTTTGGGATTCCTCTGGTCATGATATGTATGTCAACAGTGCCATGATTAAGCGTTATGACATCACACCAGAAAAAGTCAAAAATATTAAAGGCATCGGGATTGATAAAGACGGTCAATTAAATGGCCAGTTTTTAGAGATTCCCGCCATGCAGTACGTGCTCAGTGTTGCTGGTAAAGACATTATGAAGCCCAATGAGATTCCTAATGACTATATGTATATCAATGACCTAATGCAGCAGGCTGGTATTACCACCTCCGGTGATTTAGCATTTGGAACGCTCAATATCGATATGGAAAAGAAGGTTGCTCAAGCCTTCAGCAAATCTCCCAATGCTGCTTTGCGAATTGTTCCAGTGGTGTATGCAGAGCCATTCATTCAAAAGTATGGCGATAAAGCAATTGCAGAGGCAAGTAATCTGAAGGCCTTAGATAATGATCGTCTTATCTTTCAAGGGGTGAAGTTTTATAGTGATGGCGGATATTTACCTGAAACTATGCGCATGGAGCACCCTAGCTATACCAATGGAAGCTTAGGCTCATCTAATTATCAATCTGCCAATGACTTTGCTTCTGCCATGAGGCCATGGTGGGATGCTGGTTTTCATATTCATATTCATAGCAATGGAGATATTGGTAACCAAAATTCCATCAATGCTTTGCAGTTAATGATTGATGCCAAGCCACGCTTTGACCATCGCTACACCATTAACCATTTTGGTATTCCATCCTTAGCTATGGTCAAGAAGATCAAAGTTCTGGGTGCAGTGGTGAGTGCGAATATGTCCTACATATCTGAACGCGCTAAGCTGGAGTACCCAGCTTTGGGTGTTGATCGTGCTTCTTATGCCACCCGACTTGGTACTCTAGTGCGCAACGGAATCCCAACCTCAATTCACTCTGATGCTCCAGTATCTGCGCCGGCCCCACTAAAAGAAGCTTGGACCGCAGTTACACGTCGGGATGTTTATGGCGATGGCAAAGTATGGGCCCCAGCCGAGGCAGTTACCGTAATGGATGCGATGAAAATGATCACGTTTGATGCTGCTTATACTTTGGGCGTTGAGGATAAGGTTGGAAGCATCGAGGCTGGTAAATTTGCAGACTTTACGGTGCTCGATAGCGATCCGCTAACCGTAGCAGCAATCAAAATTAAAGATATTGCTGTGCATGCGACCGTTCTTGGTGGGAAGGTAATTCCTGTTTCTGAGACGAAAAAGCCAAGACCGCTTGAGTAA
- a CDS encoding amidohydrolase, producing the protein MKLAPKLLSALLMTHCALVFAKGNADTIFYGGPIVTVNAKNEEVQALAVQNGKIVAVGSKDSVVKEWQSNSTKVVDLKGQTLMPGFVEPHVHIVVTSVFEGLGLNLSNFTLPYDTKETLIQKMKAGLKNVPTGGWLFGFGVDPSRTTPFMSELTADDLDKVSTTVPIFIVNQSGHIGYVNHKALELAGVTNKTPNPAGGGIYVKDAKGNLTGKLVEPPTYLPFMAKMPNPTEEQLFGAIQGTMRKMASTGVTTASDMSVGGNFGVDKEIAIYRSIFAKNASPIRVRGYLFSEVLPAGYKTIKPNDGDDKLRFIGVKYITDGSTQGLTAALNQPYSYPKDSKWSGSLNYKDSDIYASMKSYFDQGWQISSHSNGDKAIDQALNSYAKLLAGNPKPQERRLRIEHFTVNNESQVQKAVQLGVVPSFTIGHVNYWGSAFNDHILGPERAKRIDPAGDFKRAGGKFTLHSDSPVSNVGPLNYVSEEVTRLWQLPPQKVLGPTQAVTIDDALRAVTIDAAYQIFADNIVGSLEVGKQADLVVLEKNPRKTPPAEIRNIKVKETWIDGKPVSL; encoded by the coding sequence ATGAAACTTGCCCCAAAATTACTATCAGCACTATTAATGACCCATTGCGCTTTGGTATTTGCCAAAGGAAATGCGGACACCATTTTTTACGGCGGTCCAATCGTGACAGTCAATGCCAAAAACGAAGAGGTTCAAGCTTTGGCTGTGCAAAACGGCAAGATTGTTGCCGTTGGGTCAAAAGATTCTGTAGTGAAGGAGTGGCAATCAAATAGTACTAAGGTAGTTGATTTGAAAGGTCAAACCTTAATGCCGGGCTTTGTCGAGCCACATGTTCATATTGTGGTCACCTCAGTTTTTGAAGGCTTGGGTTTAAATTTAAGTAACTTCACATTGCCTTATGACACCAAGGAAACCTTAATTCAAAAAATGAAGGCAGGATTAAAGAATGTGCCTACTGGCGGTTGGTTATTTGGATTTGGTGTTGATCCATCTCGCACCACCCCTTTTATGTCCGAACTCACGGCGGATGATTTAGATAAGGTATCTACGACTGTGCCGATTTTTATCGTCAATCAATCAGGTCATATTGGCTATGTTAACCATAAGGCTTTAGAGCTTGCTGGGGTTACTAACAAGACGCCTAATCCTGCTGGGGGTGGTATCTACGTCAAGGACGCCAAAGGCAATCTCACTGGGAAGTTAGTTGAGCCGCCAACTTATTTGCCCTTTATGGCCAAGATGCCAAACCCAACGGAGGAGCAATTATTTGGTGCAATCCAGGGCACTATGAGAAAAATGGCATCTACTGGAGTGACCACGGCCTCTGATATGAGTGTTGGTGGTAATTTTGGCGTTGATAAAGAAATCGCCATTTACAGAAGCATCTTTGCTAAGAATGCATCACCAATTCGAGTACGTGGTTATTTGTTTAGCGAGGTTTTGCCAGCTGGATATAAAACTATTAAACCGAATGACGGCGATGATAAGTTGCGCTTCATTGGTGTGAAATATATTACGGATGGCTCTACTCAGGGCTTAACCGCTGCGCTCAATCAGCCCTATAGTTATCCGAAGGATTCTAAGTGGAGTGGATCCCTCAACTATAAAGATTCAGATATATATGCCTCTATGAAGTCATACTTTGATCAAGGTTGGCAAATTTCTTCACACTCCAACGGCGATAAGGCAATTGATCAAGCTTTAAATAGTTATGCAAAGCTGTTAGCTGGAAATCCTAAGCCTCAAGAGCGCCGTTTACGTATTGAGCATTTCACGGTAAATAATGAATCACAAGTTCAAAAGGCCGTGCAGTTAGGCGTTGTTCCCAGCTTTACTATTGGCCATGTGAACTATTGGGGATCAGCCTTTAATGACCATATCCTCGGACCTGAACGGGCTAAACGAATTGATCCTGCTGGCGACTTTAAACGTGCAGGTGGCAAATTTACATTACACAGTGATTCCCCGGTATCTAATGTCGGCCCTTTAAATTATGTGAGCGAAGAGGTAACGCGCCTCTGGCAATTGCCACCACAAAAGGTTCTTGGCCCAACGCAGGCAGTCACGATTGATGATGCACTTCGCGCAGTAACGATTGATGCTGCCTATCAAATTTTTGCCGATAATATCGTGGGTAGTTTAGAGGTCGGAAAACAGGCTGACTTAGTTGTGTTGGAGAAGAATCCCCGCAAGACACCGCCGGCAGAGATTCGCAATATCAAGGTTAAAGAAACCTGGATTGATGGTAAGCCTGTCAGTCTTTAG
- a CDS encoding 4-oxalocrotonate tautomerase — protein sequence MPLIQIQLFEGRSTEVKREYAIAITEAAVKIFGCSAESVDVIYQEVKKSDWATAGKLWSD from the coding sequence ATGCCATTAATTCAAATTCAGTTGTTTGAAGGGCGCAGTACTGAGGTTAAGCGAGAATATGCCATTGCTATTACAGAGGCTGCTGTAAAGATATTTGGTTGCTCAGCTGAATCGGTAGATGTGATTTATCAAGAAGTGAAAAAATCAGACTGGGCCACTGCTGGCAAACTTTGGAGTGATTAA
- a CDS encoding class II aldolase/adducin family protein, which yields MSDIEHYFSIHNRSWDCLGEISAQEKQARIDLATCYRLSAKMQWDDGIYTHISAVVPGEPQTYLINQFGLRFEEVTPFNLVKVDVLGNILNGAGPVNISGFAIHGAIHTARSDAMCVFHLHNEAGIAVSAQAKGLLPLSQHAMRFYHDLAYHPYQGLALSAIEQSELIANLGNKKAALLRNHGSLVCGFTIAQAFYLMHTLDKACNIQLKISDLDQVHFPNNSICTQTYEQLCADGDAEGQIEWPAFQRYLINSFY from the coding sequence ATGAGTGATATTGAACATTATTTTTCAATCCACAATCGATCCTGGGATTGCTTGGGAGAAATATCTGCCCAAGAAAAGCAGGCACGCATTGACTTGGCAACCTGTTATAGACTTTCGGCAAAAATGCAGTGGGACGATGGCATTTACACCCATATTTCTGCGGTTGTTCCTGGTGAACCTCAAACTTACTTAATCAACCAGTTTGGATTGAGGTTTGAGGAGGTAACACCTTTCAATCTTGTCAAAGTAGATGTCTTGGGTAATATTTTGAATGGTGCTGGACCGGTCAATATTTCTGGGTTTGCGATTCATGGCGCTATCCACACTGCTCGTAGTGATGCTATGTGTGTATTTCATCTACATAATGAGGCTGGTATTGCTGTATCTGCACAAGCAAAAGGTCTTCTGCCTTTGTCGCAACATGCCATGCGGTTTTATCATGATCTTGCCTATCATCCATATCAAGGTTTAGCTCTATCAGCCATTGAGCAAAGTGAACTCATTGCTAATTTAGGTAATAAGAAAGCAGCCTTACTACGAAATCATGGCAGTCTGGTCTGTGGCTTCACAATTGCACAAGCCTTTTATCTCATGCATACCCTAGATAAAGCCTGCAATATTCAGTTAAAGATTTCGGATCTCGACCAAGTACATTTTCCTAATAATTCTATTTGCACTCAAACCTACGAACAATTATGCGCGGATGGTGATGCTGAAGGTCAAATAGAGTGGCCAGCATTTCAACGTTACTTAATCAATTCATTTTACTAA
- a CDS encoding energy transducer TonB, producing the protein MIKPNRLSSYLFIGLSIAFHLSLILMWAVYEGFIDVNPNDKSPDIIEVRLEEPIPKNNSDLKPSPNDDKQPASLAAPSAPTAKEWAFASKYTLKNSKGYRHSFGQQVRSMMGTAVEGPDQGHVRFRIEIAPNGSITKVETLWKTSDKAEQLARKAISAMTTLPPTPTGKPLIFERTISFTPFASNDVPIYRNDCLPDPPLSGNPFVWDGKSPRETKHIQFSEKPSPEALAECLKQLPQDSVEGVAAHNQRQFDQWRSSKFDQKQ; encoded by the coding sequence TTGATCAAACCAAATCGGCTTAGCTCCTATCTCTTTATCGGCTTATCAATTGCCTTCCACCTCAGCCTCATTCTGATGTGGGCTGTATATGAAGGCTTTATTGATGTAAACCCCAATGATAAAAGTCCAGACATTATTGAGGTTCGCCTAGAGGAACCTATACCTAAGAATAATAGCGATCTAAAACCCAGCCCTAATGACGATAAACAACCCGCGTCTCTAGCAGCGCCATCAGCCCCAACAGCAAAAGAGTGGGCCTTTGCCTCAAAGTACACACTGAAAAATAGCAAAGGTTATCGCCATTCTTTTGGCCAACAAGTCCGTAGCATGATGGGGACCGCTGTGGAAGGCCCCGATCAAGGGCATGTGAGATTCAGAATCGAAATCGCTCCTAATGGCAGCATTACTAAAGTAGAGACACTTTGGAAAACCTCAGATAAGGCAGAGCAACTGGCGAGAAAAGCAATTAGCGCGATGACAACTCTCCCGCCCACGCCAACAGGCAAACCACTCATATTTGAGAGAACGATTTCATTTACGCCTTTTGCCTCCAATGATGTCCCAATCTACCGAAATGATTGCCTGCCCGACCCACCATTATCTGGCAATCCTTTTGTTTGGGATGGTAAATCGCCGCGAGAGACCAAACATATTCAGTTTTCTGAAAAACCCAGTCCTGAGGCGCTGGCTGAATGCCTTAAACAATTACCCCAAGACTCTGTTGAAGGAGTGGCCGCCCACAATCAACGTCAATTCGACCAATGGCGATCAAGTAAATTCGATCAAAAACAGTAG